Part of the Allofrancisella guangzhouensis genome is shown below.
ACTTATTATTCTTATGGGTGCACCTGGTAATCCACTTAATGCCTTTCCTTTTGATAATATTTTTAACGCTGTAATCGCACTTTGATCTCTATTATCTCTAAGTCTAACATTGGTGCTATGGTTACTTAAATCCCATATACATATATCTCCATCATCTGAGGCACTTACTATCTTGATAGGAGATCCATCTTCTAGCGGTAATAATTTCAAAATTGTCACTTGCCTAAAATGACCTCTAAGAATGATTCTGTTTTCGAAGTTATTTATATCTGCTATCACTGTTATATCTCCCTTACTTGATCCAAATATAAACCTTTCATCTGGTAACATTAATACTGACGTGACGTACTCATCAGGCTTCATTTTAAAACAAATCGGGTTTTTATAATTTATTGGTAGTGAAAATGGTAAATAAGGTAAAGAAGGTAACTTATCGTAACACTGTTTACATGTTTCTCTAAAAGATTTATAAGTTGAGCTACCTAAGTATTCAAAAATTATAAGTAACACATTTCGTGGTATTTTTTTATTATTAAACTGAAACTGAGAGGGAAATGTCTCTGAGATAAGACTTTTAGTATTAACGTGGCTAAGATTTCGCAAACCCAATTGATAACCGTATAGATAATACAATCGCCTAAGCTCAGTTTTTATTCTGTGATGTATTTTTTCTAATTCACCACTATAATGAAATGTTCCTTTGTGATCTTTCTCTTCCATACGGATTTTACTTAATAAATCCTTTAAAGCAGTTATTTTAGTAATAGCAAGCGTAGGCTTGGTAGATTCACTAAATCTGTTAGAACTTCCCATGTTTGGCGCTATAGAATATAACAGACCTGTTATTTCTCCTTCGATTTCTTTTTTATATTCGTGCTTATAAATTTTCTCCTTTTCTAACACCTCAGACTTCTTAAAAAGCTTTTTTAGTCCACTCGGGTCTGCTGGCTCATATGTGATTAACACGTTTAAAAGGTTTGACAGAGTATTATACCAATAGATATCAAATTCATAGTCAGTCATATTGCTTTACTCAGATTATATTTAAAATTATTTATAATTTTACTTATATCTCTTATTTATGCAACTAGTTG
Proteins encoded:
- a CDS encoding WD40 repeat domain-containing protein, with the translated sequence MTDYEFDIYWYNTLSNLLNVLITYEPADPSGLKKLFKKSEVLEKEKIYKHEYKKEIEGEITGLLYSIAPNMGSSNRFSESTKPTLAITKITALKDLLSKIRMEEKDHKGTFHYSGELEKIHHRIKTELRRLYYLYGYQLGLRNLSHVNTKSLISETFPSQFQFNNKKIPRNVLLIIFEYLGSSTYKSFRETCKQCYDKLPSLPYLPFSLPINYKNPICFKMKPDEYVTSVLMLPDERFIFGSSKGDITVIADINNFENRIILRGHFRQVTILKLLPLEDGSPIKIVSASDDGDICIWDLSNHSTNVRLRDNRDQSAITALKILSKGKALSGLPGAPIRIISGSQNGTINVWDLTNHNIPIGRKRSRISDEVTALLVSPDGRIVSGSVSGNIWIWEDFNCAREDTDRVVGGVNRFRDIITELKLLSDGRLLSASLPTKDLRRRSEDGFPMERITAGSIKVWPLNIWDVNNVGNVPPYILYNTNATILLICPDGRIVVGDGDGFVDIMRSGPGNSFEKIFSFKAASKSYEDSPVTDIKLLSDGRLITGTLNDAGIKEAFNNSPVARKIKVWKLDFSDFTLLQGRSPCWRSKFEISETGRIIDCSFRDKVVIW